The Mauremys reevesii isolate NIE-2019 linkage group 1, ASM1616193v1, whole genome shotgun sequence genome has a segment encoding these proteins:
- the LOC120369022 gene encoding histone H3-like has translation MARTKQTARKSTGGKAPRKQLATKAARKSAPATGGVKKPHHYRPGTIALQEIRRYQKSTELLIRKLPFQRLVHEITQDFKTDLRFQSSAVMALQEASKAYLVGLFEDTNLCTIHAKRVTIMPKDIQLARRIRGERAYRLHHCILTT, from the coding sequence ATGGCCAGAACCAAGCAGACCGCCCGTAAATCTACTGGTGGTAAAGCTCCTCGTAAGCAGCTGGCTACCAAAGCTGCTAGGAAGAGCGCGCCTGCCACTGGGGGAGTGAAAAAGCCTCATCATTATCGGCCCGGCACTATTGCCCTGCAAGAGATCCGCCGCTACCAGAAATCTACTGAGCTGCTCATTCGTAAGCTgcccttccagcgcctggtgcaTGAAATCACCCAGGACTTCAAAACTGATTTGCGCTTTCAGAGCTCAGCTGTTATGGCACTGCAGGAGGCGAGCAAAGCCTATTTGGTGGGGCTCTTTGAGGACACCAACCTGTGCACTATTCACGCCAAGAGAGTCACCATCATGCCTAAAGACATCCAGTTAGCCCGGCGTATCCGGGGTGAGCGGGCTTATAGGCTGCACCACTGCATTCTGACTACTTGA
- the IRS2 gene encoding insulin receptor substrate 2 isoform X2, with protein MASPTLLGLLPPLNSPPGPNLNNNNNHQSVRKCGYLRKQKHGHKRFFVLRGPGGSGEEQPGAGGARLEYYENEKKWKNKSGAPKRVIALDSCLNINKRADAKHKYLIALYTKDEYFAVAAENEQEQEGWYRALTDLLNEGKAACQGSPLRHLSSPFSSCSAAASSLAGGCEDLNYGLLAPASAAYREVWQVTLKPKGLGQSKNLTGVHRLCLSARTIGFVRLNCELPSVTLQLMNIRRCGHSDSFFFMEVGRSAATGPGELWMQADDSVVAQNIHETILGAMKALKELSEFRPRSKSQSSSSSSSGGAGGPGASSTHPITVPGRRHHHMVNLPPSQTGLLRRSRTDSLAAGASASAGTKGTPGRVRTASEGDGCRAGSVAGSPLSPGPVRTPLSRSHTLSSGGKAGGKLGPVPPGGGLQNSRSMSMPVSHSPPAATSPISLSSSSGLGSEPPHPQRPSSGSASVSGSPSDPGFMSFDEYGSSPGGDLRPFSSTASNRSNTPESIAETPPVRDPGSGADLYGYMAMERPQSGRLCYRPCPDSAGDKGPRKRTYSLTTPCRQRPAPPQVSSASLDEYTLMRATCAGSSGRLFPAASPKVTYTPYPEDYGDIEIGSHRSSGSSSSNLGPPAGGGGGGDDGYMPMTPGVAAALGPGGRGGDDYVPMSPTSVSAPKQILQPRAGAGGGYKPSSPGESSPDDSGYMRMWGGSRLSVESSDGRLSGGGDYINMSPHGPPAASLTPPDFFAPAQGAGDPPKAACTCSSLPRSCPSQEPAKDSDQYVFMSSPGRLLPEEPACGVRPAAPSSHTVPSPLRHSRTESFLGPRAVRPSRLALDTLRTLLPSMHEHPLPPEPQSPGEYINIDFGEAAAADSPPASLGSGAGRRRSPLSDYMNLDLGSQAGPGPVGSLEALSPASCASRGRPDGLYLQAVGVTCLASPPDGGDYTEMTFGLAATPPQPIAQKPESARVTSPTAGVKRLTLAGVEAFILSSPLPDPNRGAKVIRADPQGRRRHSSETFSSTTTVTPVSPSFAHNPKRHNSASVENVSLRKSEGLEEEQGSSPMCRETSAGFQNGLNYIAIDVVDGSLANCDKGRAKGRHAMNGDISGVETSAYASIDFLAHNLKEATAMKERNRTNAYLGVRLESRVKELVLSP; from the exons atggcgagccccacgctgctggggctgctgccccccctgaactcccctcctGGTCCTAacctcaacaacaacaacaaccaccagAGCGTGAGGAAATGCGGCTACCTGCGCAAGCAGAAGCACGGGCACAAGCGCTTCTTCGTGCTCAGGGGACCCGGCGGCAGCGGGGAGGagcagccgggggcggggggcgcccGGCTGGAGTACTACGAGAACGAGAAGAAATGGAAGAACAAGTCGGGGGCTCCCAAGCGGGTGATCGCGCTGGATTCCTGCCTCAACATCAACAAGCGAGCGGACGCCAAGCACAAGTACCTGATCGCCCTCTACACCAAGGACGAGTACTTCGCCGTGGCGGCCGAGAacgagcaggagcaggagggctggTACCGGGCCCTCACCGACCTGCTCAACGAGGGCAAAGCCGCCTGCCAGGGTTCCCCGCTCCGCCACCTCTCCTCGCCCTTCTCCTCCTGCAGTGCCGCCGCCTCCTCCCTGGCCGGCGGCTGCGAGGACCTCAACTACGGGCTGCTCGCCCCGGCCAGCGCTGCCTACCGGGAGGTCTGGCAGGTGACGCTGAAGCccaagggcctggggcagagtaaGAACCTGACCGGGGTGCACCGGCTCTGCCTCTCCGCTCGCACCATCGGCTTCGTGCGCCTCAACTGCGAGCTGCCCTCGGTCACGCTGCAGCTGATGAACATCCGCCGCTGCGGCCACTCCGACAGCTTCTTCTTCATGGAAGTGGGGCGGTCGGCGGCCACCGGGCCCGGCGAGCTCTGGATGCAGGCGGACGACTCGGTGGTGGCGCAGAACATCCACGAGACCATCCTGGGGGCCATGAAGGCGCTGAAGGAGCTGTCCGAGTTTCGGCCCCGCAGCAAGAGCCagtcctcctcgtcctcctcctccggGGGCGCCGGCGGCCCCGGAGcctcctccacccaccccatcACCGTGCCCGGCCGCCGGCACCACCACATGGTCAACCTGCCGCCCAGCCAGACCGGCCTGCTGCGCCGCTCCCGCACAGACAGCCTGGCGGCCGGGGCCAGCGCCAGCGCCGGCACCAAGGGCACCCCGGGCCGGGTGCGGACGGCCAGCGAAGGGGATGGCTGCAGAGCGGGCTCGGTCGCCGGCAGCCCCCTGAGCCCCGGCCCGGTGCGGACTCCCTTGAGCCGCTCGCACACTCTCAGTAGCGGCGGCAAGGCGGGGGGGAAGCTGGGGCCGGTGCCCCCCGGGGGCGGCCTGCAGAATAGTCGCTCCATGTCTATGCCCGTGTCTCACTCGCCCCCTGCCGCCACCAGCCCGATCAGCCTCTCCTCCAGCAGCGGGCTCGGCTCCGAGCCCCCCCACCCGCAGCGCCCGTCCAGCGGCAGCGCCTCGGTGTCGGGCTCCCCCAGCGACCCGGGCTTCATGTCCTTCGACGAATACGGCTCCAGCCCGGGCGGCGACCTGCGGCCCTTCTCCTCCACCGCCAGCAACCGCAGCAACACGCCCGAGTCCATCGCCGAGACCCCCCCGGTGCGGGACCCCGGGAGCGGCGCGGACCTGTACGGCTACATGGCCATGGAGCGGCCCCAGAGCGGCCGGCTCTGCTACCGGCCCTGCCCGGACTCGGCGGGGGACAAGGGCCCCAGGAAGCGGACTTACTCGCTGACCACGCCGTGCCGCCAGCGGCCCGCCCCCCCGCAGGTCTCCTCCGCCTCCCTGGACGAGTACACCCTCATGCGGGCCACCTGCGCCGGCAGCTCCGGCCGCCTCTTCCCCGCGGCCTCCCCCAAAGTGACCTACACCCCCTACCCCGAGGACTACGGGGACATCGAGATCggctcccaccgcagctccggcagcagcagcagcaacctggGGCCGCCGGCAGGGGGCGGCGGAGGAGGGGACGACGGCTACATGCCCATGACGCCCGGGGTGGCCGCGGCTttggggccgggcggccggggcggCGATGACTACGTGCCCATGAGCCCCACCAGCGTGTCCGCCCCCAAGCAGATCCTGCAGCCCCGGGCCGGGGCGGGCGGCGGCTACAAGCCCAGCTCCCCCGGGGAGAGCTCCCCGGACGACAGCGGCTACATGCGGATGTGGGGCGGCTCCCGGCTGTCGGTGGAGAGCTCGGACGGGAGGCTGAGCGGCGGCGGCGACTACATCAACATGTCCCCGCACGGGCCGCCCGCCGCCTCGCTCACCCCGCCTGACTTCTTCGCCCCGGCTCAGGGCGCTGGAGACCCGCCGAAGGCCGCCtgcacctgcagctccctgccccgctcctgccccagccaggagccgGCCAAGGACAGTGACCAGTACGTGTTCATGAGCTCCCCGGGCAGGCTGCTCCCGGAGGAGCCGGCCTGCGGCGTGCGCCCCGCCGCCCCCTCCAGCCACACGGTGCCTTCCCCGCTGCGGCACAGCCGGACCGAGAGCTTCCTGGGCCCGCGGGCGGTGCGGCCCAGCCGCCTGGCCCTGGACACCCTGCGGACGCTGCTGCCCAGCATGCACGAGCACCCCCTGCCGCCCGAGCCCCAGAGCCCCGGCGAGTACATCAACATCGACTTCGGGGAGGCGGCGGCCGCCGACTCGCCGCCCGCCTCGCTGGGCTCGGGCGCCGGGCGGCGGCGCTCCCCCCTCTCCGATTACATGAACCTGGACTTGGGCTCGCAGGCGGGCCCGGGGCCGGTGGGCTCCCTGGAGGCGCTCTCCCCGGCGTCCTGCGCCAGCCGCGGCCGGCCCGACGGGCTCTACCTGCAGGCGGTGGGGGTGACCTGCCTGGCCAGCCCGCCCGACGGGGGGGATTACACCGAAATGACCTTCGGCCTGGCCgccaccccgccccagcccatCGCCCAGAAGCCAGAAAGTGCCCGGGTCACCAGCCCCACGGCCGGGGTGAAGAGACTCACCCTGGCCGGGGTGGAGGCTTTCATCCTCTCCAGCCCGCTCCCGGACCCCAACCGCGGGGCCAAGGTCATCCGGGCGGATCCCCAGGGGCGCCGGCGGCACAGCTCGGAGACCTTCTCCTCCACCACCACTGTGACCCCCGTGTCTCCTTCCTTTGCACACAACCCCAAGCGGCACAACTCGGCCTCGGTGGAGAACGTGTCCCTCAGGAAAAGCGAAGgcctggaggaggagcagggcagcaGCCCCATGTGCCGGGAGACCTCCGCCGGCTTCCAGAACGGCCTCAACTACATCGCCATAGACGTGGTGGACGGGAGCCTGGCGAACTGTGACAAAGGCAGAGCCAAAGGCAGGCACGCCATGAATGGGGACATCAGTGGAGTGGAGACCAGCGCCTATGCCAGCATAGATTTCCTAGCCCACAACCTGAAAGAAGCAACTGCTATGAAAG AAAGAAACAGGACTAATGCCTACTTGGGAGTTAGGTTGGAGAGCAg